One region of Armatimonadota bacterium genomic DNA includes:
- a CDS encoding ThuA domain-containing protein, with the protein MPAGLRVFVFSRTTGFRHGSIDAGKKMFRELAAENDWLATFSENPEDIREGILRGFDAVVFLNTTGDILDDAQQKEFELYIRKGGGFLGIHSAADTEYGWEWYGGLVGGYFKGHPAVQDAKVMVVDREHPATKFLPEVWVRKDEWYDYRAIPAEGVRILARLDTGSYNGHTMGDDHPIMWCHEYEGGRAFYTGFGHTNESYSDPMFRRLITQAIVWLAEAKKQVPCGVLRPTT; encoded by the coding sequence GTGCCCGCTGGCCTGCGGGTGTTCGTGTTCTCTCGAACGACGGGGTTCCGGCACGGATCGATCGACGCTGGAAAGAAGATGTTTCGCGAACTGGCCGCCGAAAATGACTGGCTGGCAACGTTTTCTGAAAACCCGGAAGACATCCGTGAGGGAATCCTTCGAGGCTTTGACGCCGTCGTGTTCCTCAACACAACCGGCGACATTCTTGACGATGCGCAGCAGAAGGAGTTCGAGCTGTACATTCGCAAGGGCGGCGGCTTTTTGGGCATCCATTCTGCGGCAGATACGGAGTACGGCTGGGAGTGGTACGGCGGTCTCGTCGGCGGTTACTTCAAAGGCCATCCGGCGGTGCAGGATGCGAAGGTGATGGTCGTCGACCGCGAGCATCCGGCTACGAAGTTCCTGCCGGAAGTCTGGGTGCGCAAGGACGAGTGGTACGACTACCGTGCAATACCGGCAGAAGGGGTTCGCATCCTCGCGCGGCTCGACACCGGCAGCTACAACGGCCACACGATGGGCGACGATCACCCGATCATGTGGTGCCACGAATACGAGGGAGGGCGGGCTTTCTACACGGGGTTTGGCCACACGAACGAGTCGTATTCCGACCCGATGTTTCGCCGCCTGATAACGCAGGCGATCGTCTGGCTGGCAGAAGCGAAGAAACAAGTCCCGTGCGGAGTGCTGCGTCCGACTACTTGA
- a CDS encoding DUF1501 domain-containing protein, translating to MDPIRESELLMTRRQLFGRTVCGVGTAALASLLSADIGLPSLGSMALGQDPQRYGGLDGVPHFAPKAKRVIYLFMSGAPSQMDMWDYKPKMQESYDVELPDEIRKGQRITTMTSGQDRFPVAPSKYTFEKYDNNEDGAWVSELLPYTSEVVKELCIIRSMFTEAINHDPAITYIQTGSQLPGRPSLGAWTSYGLGSMNEDLPAYVVLHSSWTGRQEAQALYHRLWGTGFLSSEFSGVALRSKGDPILFLSDPKGVDTKSRREMLDSLAELNQLQLEAFGDPEIAARIKQYEMAYKLQTSVPELMDLGSESDETYELYGEEARKPGTFTANCLLARRLAERNVRFIQIFHRGWDQHGNLTGDLPKQCKDIDQACAALIKDLKRTGLLDDTLVIWGGEFGRTIYCQGPLTKENYGRDHHPRCFTMWMAGGGVKPGTVYGQTDDYSYNIVDADGNPIDPTPDEFTPGAVHIHDLNATIQHLMGIDHMKLTYKYQGRDFRITDVHGHVVHDLIK from the coding sequence ATGGACCCTATTCGAGAGAGCGAACTGTTGATGACCCGGCGACAGCTGTTCGGACGGACGGTCTGCGGCGTCGGCACTGCCGCGCTGGCGAGCCTTCTCAGCGCAGACATCGGCCTGCCATCGCTCGGCAGCATGGCGCTGGGCCAAGACCCACAGCGCTACGGCGGTCTCGACGGCGTTCCTCACTTCGCTCCCAAGGCAAAGCGCGTCATCTACCTCTTTATGTCGGGCGCGCCGAGCCAGATGGACATGTGGGACTACAAGCCGAAGATGCAGGAGTCCTACGACGTCGAGCTTCCGGACGAGATCCGCAAGGGTCAGCGCATCACGACGATGACCAGCGGCCAGGACCGCTTCCCCGTCGCGCCCTCGAAGTACACGTTTGAGAAGTACGACAACAACGAGGACGGCGCGTGGGTCAGCGAACTTCTTCCGTACACCTCCGAGGTTGTCAAGGAGCTGTGCATCATTCGGTCCATGTTCACCGAGGCGATCAACCACGACCCGGCCATCACGTACATCCAAACTGGCAGCCAACTGCCGGGAAGGCCGAGCCTCGGCGCGTGGACGAGCTACGGGCTCGGGAGCATGAACGAGGACCTCCCCGCCTACGTCGTGCTGCACTCGAGCTGGACCGGCAGACAGGAGGCGCAGGCGCTATACCACAGGCTCTGGGGCACCGGGTTCCTTTCGAGCGAGTTCTCGGGCGTCGCGCTTCGCTCGAAGGGCGACCCGATCCTGTTCCTGAGCGACCCCAAAGGCGTCGACACGAAATCCCGGCGCGAAATGCTCGACAGCCTCGCCGAACTGAACCAGTTGCAGCTCGAAGCGTTCGGCGACCCGGAGATCGCAGCGCGCATCAAGCAGTACGAGATGGCGTACAAACTGCAGACGAGCGTCCCCGAACTGATGGACCTCGGCTCCGAGTCGGACGAGACGTATGAGCTGTACGGCGAAGAAGCGCGAAAGCCCGGAACCTTCACGGCGAACTGCCTGCTTGCCCGCCGGCTTGCTGAGCGCAACGTACGGTTCATCCAGATTTTCCACCGCGGATGGGACCAGCACGGAAACCTCACGGGCGACCTCCCGAAGCAGTGCAAGGACATCGACCAGGCGTGCGCCGCGCTGATCAAGGACCTGAAACGGACTGGTCTCTTGGACGACACGCTCGTCATCTGGGGCGGCGAGTTCGGCCGCACGATCTACTGCCAGGGGCCGCTCACAAAGGAGAACTACGGCCGCGACCACCACCCGCGGTGCTTCACGATGTGGATGGCTGGCGGGGGCGTCAAACCGGGAACCGTCTACGGCCAAACCGACGACTATTCGTACAACATCGTCGACGCGGACGGCAACCCGATCGACCCGACTCCCGACGAGTTCACTCCGGGCGCGGTGCACATTCACGACCTGAACGCGACGATCCAGCACCTGATGGGAATCGACCACATGAAGCTGACGTACAAGTACCAAGGTCGCGACTTCAGAATCACCGACGTGCACGGCCACGTCGTTCACGATCTGATCAAGTAG
- a CDS encoding DUF1553 domain-containing protein: protein MRSTGRMILVSLSAICFLVGISRAWPSAEASEPKPPTVKKEIIFSRDVLPILTQHCFPCHGPDEGARVNTLRLDLFEVATGDRGGYYAIVPGDPDASLALLRASTSNLEMRMPPADSSIAPLNEEEIEVLRAWIASGAEYGVHWSYKPPVLPELPPVKQSGWTKNGIDYFVLNRLEEEGLKPNAEADKTTLIRRAYLTLIGLPPTAEEVEAFLADESGDAYEQVVDGLLANPRYGEHQARYWLDAVRYGDTHGLHLDNERSIWPYRDWVVRALNDDLPFDDFTVWQLAGDLLPAPTTDQMIATGYVRMNPTTNEGGVIVAEFQAKNTFDRIETTATVFLGMTLTCARCHDHKYDPITQEDYYRMFAFFNSTSDAVMDGNSLLPEPVMKAPTPEQDLRVKRLERFKKFFAGRADIDSAREWAADLATKQPRFSGWETTAAFAAKDFDEAYDKDFGPEPGGEDVETEWKEFEYKLGETKATIIGKDNAAVYLRTTIDVPISQEISLSLGSDDAIKVWIDDKLVHQNKAQRGVAPNQDSATTTVEAGTHTLLVKIVNAGGADGVYFNSGSPTIERAVALSEKELSEEETLLLNGLYLTGGPDSKDAELYRGYDADLTRLNDSLPSTYVAKEMDKPREAFVLRRGEYDQPLQKVERGIPVKFGSLPTGTKADRLALAHWLTDPKNPLVSRVFVNRVWQRHFGTGIVLTSEDFGSRGEWPTHPELLDYLATSFIDNGWSMKALHRQIVTSATFRQSAVVSPEAAESDPLNRLFSHGPRFRLDAEVIRDQALYLSGLLVEKMGGKGVNPYQPEGLWEAVGYTRSNTANYMQDTGDALYRRSIYTFWKRTAPPATMAIFDAPTREACVVRRSRTNTPMQALAVMNDPQFVEASRKLAELVMASSDDNRERAAWLFKKVTSRKPTSVELDLVGKAYERQKAHFANDADGVEGLLTTGESPFDESLDRIELAAWSMVCNLVLNLDEVLTQH from the coding sequence ATGCGCAGCACAGGCCGGATGATTCTAGTGTCGCTCAGCGCGATCTGTTTCCTCGTTGGAATCAGTCGTGCCTGGCCGTCGGCAGAGGCGAGCGAACCGAAACCGCCGACCGTAAAGAAGGAGATCATCTTCAGCCGGGACGTGCTTCCGATTCTGACCCAGCACTGCTTCCCTTGCCACGGACCGGACGAAGGCGCCCGCGTCAACACCCTCAGACTTGACCTCTTCGAAGTCGCGACCGGCGATCGCGGCGGCTACTATGCGATCGTCCCCGGCGACCCCGACGCGTCGCTGGCACTGTTGCGAGCGTCGACTTCAAACCTGGAGATGCGGATGCCGCCGGCCGACTCGTCGATCGCGCCTCTGAACGAAGAGGAGATCGAGGTTCTCCGTGCGTGGATCGCATCGGGCGCCGAGTACGGCGTCCACTGGTCCTACAAACCACCGGTACTGCCCGAACTGCCGCCGGTGAAGCAATCCGGCTGGACGAAGAACGGCATCGACTACTTCGTTCTCAACCGCCTGGAAGAAGAAGGTCTGAAGCCAAATGCCGAAGCAGACAAGACGACGCTGATCCGACGCGCATACCTCACGCTCATCGGCCTTCCGCCGACCGCTGAAGAGGTCGAAGCGTTCCTTGCCGACGAAAGCGGCGACGCCTATGAACAAGTAGTCGACGGCCTGCTCGCAAACCCGCGATACGGCGAGCACCAGGCGCGGTACTGGCTCGACGCAGTCCGCTACGGCGACACCCACGGCCTGCACCTCGACAACGAGCGTTCGATCTGGCCGTACCGCGACTGGGTCGTGCGCGCCCTGAACGACGACCTACCGTTCGACGACTTCACCGTGTGGCAGCTCGCCGGCGATCTTCTGCCTGCGCCGACCACCGACCAGATGATCGCGACAGGGTACGTCCGCATGAACCCGACGACGAACGAGGGGGGCGTGATCGTCGCGGAGTTCCAGGCCAAGAACACGTTCGACCGCATCGAGACGACCGCCACCGTTTTCCTCGGAATGACCCTGACCTGCGCACGGTGCCACGACCACAAGTACGACCCGATCACGCAGGAAGACTACTACCGGATGTTCGCGTTCTTCAACAGCACGTCGGACGCCGTGATGGACGGGAACAGCCTGCTGCCAGAGCCGGTCATGAAGGCGCCGACACCAGAACAGGATCTGCGAGTCAAGCGGCTCGAGCGGTTCAAGAAGTTCTTCGCCGGCAGGGCAGACATCGACTCTGCGAGGGAGTGGGCGGCAGACCTTGCGACCAAGCAACCGCGGTTCAGCGGTTGGGAGACGACAGCCGCGTTCGCCGCAAAGGACTTCGACGAAGCGTACGACAAGGACTTCGGCCCGGAGCCCGGCGGCGAGGACGTTGAGACCGAGTGGAAGGAGTTCGAGTACAAGCTCGGCGAGACGAAAGCGACCATAATCGGCAAGGACAACGCGGCGGTCTACCTGAGGACGACGATCGACGTTCCGATCTCGCAGGAGATCAGCTTGAGCCTCGGCAGCGACGACGCGATCAAAGTTTGGATCGACGACAAACTGGTGCACCAGAACAAGGCTCAGCGCGGCGTGGCGCCGAACCAGGACAGTGCGACGACTACTGTGGAAGCCGGAACGCACACCTTGCTCGTGAAAATCGTCAACGCGGGCGGCGCGGACGGCGTGTACTTCAACTCTGGCTCGCCGACGATCGAGCGCGCCGTCGCGCTCTCTGAGAAAGAGTTGTCGGAAGAAGAGACGCTGCTGCTCAATGGGCTGTACCTGACCGGCGGCCCCGATTCTAAGGACGCGGAGCTGTACAGGGGGTACGACGCCGACCTGACGAGGCTGAACGACTCTCTGCCTTCGACTTACGTCGCGAAGGAGATGGATAAGCCGCGCGAGGCGTTCGTTCTTCGTCGCGGCGAGTACGACCAGCCGCTACAGAAGGTCGAGCGCGGCATCCCCGTGAAATTCGGCTCGCTGCCGACAGGCACCAAGGCAGATCGGCTCGCGCTGGCGCACTGGCTGACGGACCCGAAGAACCCGCTGGTCTCACGCGTCTTCGTCAACCGGGTTTGGCAGAGGCACTTTGGAACCGGGATCGTCCTGACGAGCGAGGACTTCGGCAGCCGAGGCGAGTGGCCGACCCACCCGGAGCTGCTCGACTACCTCGCGACCTCGTTCATCGATAACGGCTGGAGCATGAAGGCCCTGCACAGACAGATCGTGACCAGCGCGACGTTTCGGCAGAGCGCCGTCGTCAGCCCCGAGGCGGCAGAAAGCGATCCGCTGAACAGGCTGTTCTCCCACGGCCCTCGCTTCCGGCTCGACGCCGAGGTGATCCGCGACCAAGCGCTCTATCTCAGCGGTCTGCTGGTCGAAAAGATGGGCGGCAAGGGCGTCAACCCCTACCAGCCGGAAGGCCTTTGGGAAGCCGTCGGCTACACAAGAAGCAACACGGCCAACTATATGCAGGATACCGGCGACGCACTGTACAGGCGGAGCATCTACACGTTCTGGAAGCGAACGGCGCCACCGGCGACGATGGCGATCTTCGACGCGCCTACGCGCGAAGCGTGCGTCGTCAGGCGGTCGCGGACGAACACGCCGATGCAGGCGCTCGCGGTCATGAACGACCCGCAGTTCGTAGAGGCCTCGCGAAAGCTGGCAGAGCTCGTCATGGCCTCATCGGACGATAATCGCGAACGCGCGGCTTGGCTCTTCAAGAAGGTCACCTCCAGAAAGCCGACTAGCGTTGAGCTGGACCTTGTGGGCAAGGCGTACGAACGGCAGAAAGCACATTTTGCGAATGACGCGGACGGCGTCGAAGGGCTGCTGACCACGGGCGAGTCGCCTTTCGACGAATCTCTTGACCGGATCGAGCTTGCGGCGTGGTCGATGGTCTGCAACCTTGTCCTGAATCTGGACGAGGTCTTGACGCAGCACTAA
- a CDS encoding FG-GAP repeat protein, with protein sequence MNTSVVSRGALTFALAALVAASTLAQSGWVLSHQKISDTQGGFTGTLDNGDHFGLSVASLGDLDGDGVGDLAAGARHDDDGGSDRGAVWILFLNADGTVKSHQKISDTEGGFGGTLDDNDQFGFSVASLGDLDGDGVGDLAVAAIFDDDGDRRGQNRGAVWILFLNTDGTVKSHQKISDTQGGFTGPLDNGDLFGLSVASLGDLDGDRVGDLAVGANYDDDGGEDRGAVWILFLNTDGTVKSHQKISSTAGGGPPLDNGDRFGRSVASLGDLDGDGVGDLAVGAIGDDDGGANRGAVWILFLNTDGTVKAHQKISDAEGGFKGILSNGDEFGISVKSLDDLDGDGVGDLAVGAGFDDDGGANRGAVWILFLNTDGTVKSHQKISDTEGGFTGILDNNDHFGWVASLGDLDGDGVGDLAVGAQNDDDGGGSRGAVWILFLDGICLWDLDANGSVGVSDFLELLGAWGPCPPKGDCPADFDDSGDVGVSDFLALLGNWGPCP encoded by the coding sequence ATGAACACTTCTGTTGTTTCGAGAGGGGCATTGACGTTCGCGCTTGCTGCGCTGGTCGCAGCAAGCACGCTGGCCCAGTCCGGCTGGGTGCTGTCACACCAGAAGATCAGCGACACCCAAGGCGGCTTCACCGGCACGCTGGACAATGGCGATCACTTTGGCCTCTCGGTGGCCTCGCTGGGTGATCTGGACGGCGACGGCGTGGGCGACCTGGCCGCGGGAGCGCGGCATGACGACGACGGGGGCTCTGACCGCGGCGCGGTGTGGATCCTGTTCCTCAATGCTGACGGCACGGTCAAGTCCCATCAGAAGATCAGCGACACCGAAGGCGGATTCGGCGGCACGCTGGACGATAACGATCAGTTCGGCTTCTCGGTGGCCTCGCTGGGTGATCTCGACGGCGACGGCGTGGGCGACTTGGCCGTGGCGGCCATCTTCGATGACGACGGGGACCGCCGGGGCCAGAACCGTGGCGCGGTGTGGATCCTGTTCCTCAACACGGACGGCACGGTCAAGTCCCACCAGAAGATCAGCGACACACAAGGCGGCTTTACCGGCCCGCTGGATAATGGCGATCTCTTCGGCCTCTCGGTGGCCTCGCTGGGTGATCTGGATGGCGACCGTGTGGGCGACCTGGCCGTCGGGGCAAACTACGATGACGACGGGGGCGAGGACCGCGGCGCGGTGTGGATCCTGTTCCTCAACACGGACGGCACGGTGAAGTCCCACCAGAAGATCAGCTCCACCGCAGGCGGCGGACCCCCGCTGGATAATGGCGATCGCTTCGGCCGCTCGGTGGCGTCGCTGGGTGATTTGGATGGCGATGGCGTCGGCGACCTGGCTGTGGGGGCAATCGGCGATGACGACGGGGGGGCCAACCGTGGCGCGGTGTGGATCCTGTTCCTCAACACCGACGGCACGGTCAAAGCCCACCAGAAAATCAGCGACGCCGAAGGCGGCTTCAAAGGCATCCTGTCGAATGGCGATGAGTTCGGCATCTCGGTAAAGTCGCTGGACGATCTGGATGGCGATGGCGTGGGCGACCTGGCCGTGGGGGCCGGCTTCGATGACGACGGGGGGGCCAACCGTGGCGCGGTGTGGATCCTGTTCCTCAACACGGACGGCACGGTGAAGTCCCACCAGAAGATCAGCGACACCGAAGGCGGCTTCACCGGCATCCTGGATAATAACGATCACTTCGGCTGGGTGGCCTCGCTGGGGGACCTCGACGGCGACGGCGTGGGCGACCTGGCCGTGGGGGCCCAGAACGATGACGACGGGGGTGGGTCCCGTGGTGCAGTGTGGATCCTATTCCTCGACGGCATCTGTCTGTGGGATCTCGACGCCAACGGCTCCGTCGGCGTGTCAGACTTTCTCGAGCTGCTGGGCGCCTGGGGGCCGTGCCCGCCGAAGGGAGACTGCCCGGCCGACTTCGACGACAGCGGCGATGTTGGTGTGTCAGACTTTCTCGCGCTGCTGGGGAACTGGGGCCCGTGTCCGTGA